One segment of Candidatus Nitrospira nitrosa DNA contains the following:
- a CDS encoding LuxR C-terminal-related transcriptional regulator produces the protein MARKTQHRRGQLNEEGCGQDPLRITGHSPHPIRIIIADGHQVVRAGIRALLESERDLTVVGETDNVDDLFTESRRTKPDITLLTYGLPGCKDVEAYKQLFRSLPDVRVIVLVKDNDAALFRHAVEAGAQGIILGNIGREELIKSVRAVARGDSYLDPEAVEKTFGLLRQRQEDVFLPKELHSLSPQERRIIPLIAEGYTNKEIAVKLALSDKTVKNYVANMFAKLAIERRTQAVALYYKSPATV, from the coding sequence ATGGCACGGAAGACCCAACATAGACGAGGGCAACTGAACGAAGAGGGGTGTGGTCAGGATCCCTTGAGGATTACCGGACATTCCCCCCATCCGATCCGTATTATTATTGCGGATGGTCACCAAGTTGTCAGAGCCGGCATCCGTGCTCTGCTCGAGAGTGAGCGAGACCTGACAGTCGTGGGTGAAACCGACAATGTGGACGATCTGTTCACCGAGTCCAGGCGAACGAAGCCGGACATCACGCTGCTGACATATGGGCTCCCCGGCTGTAAGGATGTTGAAGCGTATAAGCAACTATTCCGCTCCCTTCCTGATGTACGAGTCATCGTCTTGGTCAAGGACAATGACGCCGCTCTCTTTCGCCATGCCGTCGAAGCGGGAGCACAGGGAATCATACTGGGGAATATCGGTCGTGAAGAACTGATCAAATCGGTTCGTGCCGTTGCGCGAGGGGACTCCTATCTCGATCCGGAGGCGGTTGAGAAGACGTTTGGGTTGCTCAGGCAACGGCAGGAGGACGTATTCCTCCCGAAGGAGCTTCATAGCTTGTCGCCGCAGGAACGACGCATCATCCCGCTCATCGCCGAAGGGTATACCAACAAAGAAATTGCGGTGAAGCTGGCGCTCTCGGACAAGACAGTCAAGAATTATGTGGCCAATATGTTCGCCAAGCTGGCGATCGAGCGCCGGACCCAAGCCGTGGCGCTCTACTATAAGAGCCCGGCAACGGTATAA
- a CDS encoding response regulator: protein MPTILVVDDDLQVRLWLRQLLEAKGHKIEEAGDGYAALTYLEHAEPALVVLDLFMPNVEGLEIILHLRTSARPLKVLAISGNPLPAFDACVVAKVFGACDALAKPFDATTFLNHVDTLLAHS, encoded by the coding sequence ATGCCGACGATTCTAGTCGTGGATGACGACCTGCAAGTTCGGCTGTGGTTGCGACAGCTCCTTGAGGCCAAGGGCCACAAGATCGAAGAAGCCGGTGATGGGTACGCGGCACTGACCTACTTGGAGCATGCCGAGCCCGCGCTCGTTGTGCTGGACCTCTTCATGCCCAACGTGGAAGGTCTGGAAATCATCTTGCACCTGCGGACAAGTGCGAGACCTCTTAAGGTTCTGGCGATTTCTGGAAATCCGCTTCCAGCGTTCGATGCTTGTGTGGTAGCAAAAGTATTCGGTGCTTGTGATGCCTTGGCCAAACCCTTCGATGCAACGACGTTTCTGAATCATGTCGATACACTCCTTGCCCATTCATGA
- a CDS encoding PAS domain S-box protein: MAPLRQVEEQSTFHIAVVQDITERRRAEQNLTTCNATLEQEVSRRTQEGVESRQRLQAILDGTSDTVFVKDIEGRSLLLNHAAGRCVGTVQEEVIGHDNRVIFSAADTQAMMAADRKIITSGATMTYEDSATTADGGKDHSFRPKDLSWTTKVV; encoded by the coding sequence GTGGCTCCTCTCCGGCAAGTCGAGGAGCAGTCGACGTTTCACATCGCTGTAGTGCAGGACATCACTGAGCGGAGGCGGGCGGAACAGAATCTCACCACATGCAATGCCACTCTTGAGCAAGAAGTTTCCCGGCGGACCCAGGAAGGTGTGGAAAGCCGGCAGCGATTACAGGCGATTCTTGATGGGACCTCTGATACCGTGTTTGTCAAGGACATCGAAGGACGATCTCTGCTCCTCAATCATGCGGCGGGTCGGTGTGTTGGGACAGTTCAAGAGGAAGTAATCGGTCACGATAATCGGGTCATCTTTTCAGCCGCAGATACTCAGGCTATGATGGCGGCAGATCGAAAGATCATTACCAGCGGGGCGACCATGACGTATGAGGATAGTGCAACCACTGCAGACGGGGGCAAAGACCATTCTTTTCGACCAAAGGACCTTTCTTGGACGACCAAGGTTGTGTGA
- a CDS encoding PAS domain-containing sensor histidine kinase, giving the protein MDDQGCVIALFGISRDITERFRNIFQHADIGIAITDLEGRFLRCNPAYCAFLGYSEEELRGLTVPKLVHPDDLARNMFEVEQVLSKELSWFEIENRYCHKDGHEVWVHKFVSVLRDDAGRPTSFFALVTNVTERHRMHEVLEQRVAERTEALRARKAFNREILDSLSAHVAVLDAAGEIVAVNRVWEKAAMHNDPLGLAQISLGANYVRVCEHAADDSPEVRWTLAGILDVLAGRKQVFETEYLCAWPGHRQWFNMRVTPLSDRGGCVITHEDVTDRKRAEEALRDSFQRLQALSREVQLAEERERSRLSRELHDEFGQVLTGLKFDLMDLARTVVKPRRGSITASRRKVMRALGMVDRLFASLREMVSGLRPSLLDELGMVPALESLATDIQERSGLYCRVVADPISFQSRCGVEVESAIYRMTQELLTNVVRHAKATMATVTLGRTDGWITLRVVDNGRGFNIRSVKTTKQFGLKGVEERAELLGGKVEIHSKLRRGTMVTIQVPLDLPTTRRGPVAQARRPKSATTRKRRRSGI; this is encoded by the coding sequence TTGGACGACCAAGGTTGTGTGATAGCGTTATTCGGTATCTCCCGTGACATCACCGAGCGCTTTCGGAATATTTTCCAGCATGCCGACATCGGCATTGCCATCACCGATCTTGAGGGCCGGTTTCTGCGCTGTAATCCCGCGTATTGTGCGTTCCTTGGGTACTCTGAAGAGGAGTTGCGGGGGTTGACGGTTCCAAAGCTGGTGCATCCGGACGACCTGGCCAGGAACATGTTCGAGGTTGAACAGGTGCTTTCAAAGGAGTTGTCCTGGTTCGAGATCGAGAATCGCTATTGTCATAAAGACGGGCATGAGGTGTGGGTACACAAGTTTGTGTCGGTGCTGCGGGATGATGCCGGTCGGCCCACGAGCTTCTTCGCACTGGTCACCAATGTGACGGAGCGGCATCGGATGCATGAAGTCCTGGAACAGCGGGTTGCGGAGCGAACAGAGGCGTTACGGGCCAGAAAAGCCTTCAACAGAGAGATCTTGGACTCACTGTCTGCCCATGTGGCGGTACTCGACGCAGCCGGCGAGATCGTCGCGGTCAATCGGGTCTGGGAGAAGGCGGCGATGCACAATGATCCGTTGGGACTGGCGCAGATCAGCCTCGGTGCCAACTATGTGAGGGTCTGCGAGCACGCAGCAGACGACAGTCCCGAGGTGCGATGGACGTTGGCGGGGATCCTTGATGTCTTAGCTGGGAGAAAGCAGGTGTTCGAAACGGAATATCTCTGTGCATGGCCAGGACATCGACAGTGGTTCAACATGAGGGTCACGCCACTGAGCGATCGAGGGGGCTGTGTCATTACGCATGAAGATGTCACCGACCGTAAGCGGGCGGAAGAAGCGCTCCGGGACTCCTTCCAACGCCTTCAAGCGCTCAGCCGGGAAGTGCAGCTTGCCGAAGAGCGAGAACGGAGCCGGCTCTCACGGGAGCTGCATGATGAATTCGGGCAGGTGCTGACCGGGCTGAAGTTCGATCTGATGGATCTGGCCAGAACAGTCGTCAAGCCTCGCAGGGGCTCGATTACGGCATCACGCCGGAAGGTAATGCGTGCGCTTGGCATGGTCGATCGGCTCTTTGCATCTCTCAGGGAAATGGTCTCGGGCCTCCGGCCATCGCTATTGGATGAGCTGGGGATGGTGCCGGCCCTGGAAAGTCTGGCAACGGACATCCAGGAGCGGTCAGGCCTGTACTGTCGAGTCGTAGCGGATCCAATTTCTTTCCAGTCTCGTTGTGGGGTGGAAGTTGAAAGTGCGATTTACCGCATGACACAAGAGTTGCTGACCAATGTGGTTCGCCATGCCAAGGCGACCATGGCCACAGTCACGTTGGGCCGTACTGACGGCTGGATAACGTTGAGGGTCGTGGATAATGGCCGAGGATTCAACATCCGGAGCGTGAAAACCACAAAGCAATTCGGTCTCAAAGGCGTAGAGGAACGGGCTGAGCTGCTGGGGGGCAAGGTTGAAATACATTCCAAGCTGCGA